A single Dreissena polymorpha isolate Duluth1 chromosome 14, UMN_Dpol_1.0, whole genome shotgun sequence DNA region contains:
- the LOC127858276 gene encoding uncharacterized protein LOC127858276 yields MAGCPSINSPRNVYHYFLEDFFSHKLVIAFGVAFAITRLTYGLVEVSTTLCTIEKYASILLVTKGFIELIMLWAPLVIFRFFDMVERASINPCFEIYVYVFTLTEFVLLVLEIVWCSGYYTEMKSTCNSADPNWKVHFGNFVISQTVIDGLVWIGTIFSLCFRMFDIDYANHKNDMNRDSSEHANS; encoded by the exons ATGGCAGG ATGTCCGTCGATCAATTCTCCCAGGAACGTGTACCACTATTTCTTAGAGGACTTCTTTTCTC ATAAGCTGGTAATAGCTTTTGGTGTTGCATTTGCAATTACTCGACTGACATATG GTTTGGTGGAGGTTAGCACGACATTATGCACCATCGAAAAATACGCCTCAATACTTTTGGTCACGAAGGGTTTTATAGAATTGATCATGCTTTGGGCACCGTTGGTGATCTTCCGATTTTTTGACATGGTTGAACGTGCCAGTATCAACCCTTGTTTCGAAATATATGTCTATGTATTTACGCTGACAGAGTTTGTGCTACTTGTTTTGG AAATTGTTTGGTGTTCAGGATACTATACAGAAATGAAGTCAACCTGCAATTCAGCCGATCCGAACTGGAAAGTTCACTTTGGAAACTTCGTCATCTCCCAGACTGTTATAGACGGTTTAGTATGGATTGGAACaatattttcactttgtttccgTATGTTCGACATCGATTACGCAAATCATAAAAACGACATGAATCGCGATAGTTCGGAACATGCTAATTCTTGA